A DNA window from Amphiprion ocellaris isolate individual 3 ecotype Okinawa chromosome 8, ASM2253959v1, whole genome shotgun sequence contains the following coding sequences:
- the phc2a gene encoding polyhomeotic-like protein 2 isoform X1: MTSGNGNTNSSQPNGESKPAQALAKSHILTHLIEGFVIQEGAEPFPVERPSFSIESLRRNTADSKMDSISPKEIKSQQEPMLTCELCGRVDFAYIFKRSKRFCSTVCAKRYNVGCTKRMGLFPNRKTTLENMKKQRALNGNHKNTNLESKKKKPATAALSTGHSVHPAQGESSQCSTLSGYKRPPAPLSPAPRVPATQGSEHHLLPPSFLPGDPAQWNIEDVYEFISSLPGCLEIAEEFRSQEIDGQALLLLKEDHLMGTMNIKLGPALKIFAQINMLKDS; the protein is encoded by the exons ATGACCTCCGGGAATGGGAACACTAACAGCAGCCAACCCAATGGAGAGAGCAAACCAGCCCAGGCCCTAGCCAAGTCCCACATCCTCACCCATCTGATCGAAGGCTTTGTTATCCAGGAGGGTGCTGAGCCTTTCCCT gTGGAGCGTCCATCTTTCTCAATAGAGAGCCTAAGAAGAAACACAGCAGATTCAAAGATGGACAGCATCTCACCAAAGG AGATAAAGTCGCAGCAGGAGCCCATGCTGACCTGTGAGCTGTGTGGCAGGGTTGATTTTGCCTACATCTTCAAAAGGTCCAAGAGGTTCTGTTCAACAGTGTGTGCTAAACG CTACAATGTGGGATGCACAAAGAGAATGGGTCTTTTCCCAAACCGCAAAACCACCCTGGAGAACATGAAGAAACAAAGAGCACTGAAcggaaaccacaaaaacaccaattTAGAGTCTAAAAAGAAG AAGCCTGCTACAGCTGCTCTGTCCACTGGTCACTCGGTCCACCCTGCACAGGGAGAGTCCAGTCAATGTTCAACCTTGTCTGGCTACAAAAGACCCCCAGCTCCCCTATCACCTGCCCCGCGGGTGCCTGCGACGCAAGGCTCTGAGCATCACCTGCTGCCCCCCAGTTTCCTGCCCGGTGACCCTGCCCAGTGGAACATAGAAGATGTCTACGAGTTCATCTCCTCTCTACCAG GTTGTCTGGAGATTGCTGAGGAGTTCCGTTCTCAGGAGATCGATGGACaggcgctgctgctgctgaaggaagACCATCTTATGGGAACCATGAACATCAAACTGGGTCCTGCGCTCAAGATCTTTGCTCAGATCAACATGCTCAAAGACTCATAG
- the phc2a gene encoding polyhomeotic-like protein 2 isoform X2, which translates to MTSGNGNTNSSQPNGESKPAQALAKSHILTHLIEGFVIQEGAEPFPVERPSFSIESLRRNTADSKMDSISPKEIKSQQEPMLTCELCGRVDFAYIFKRSKRFCSTVCAKRYNVGCTKRMGLFPNRKTTLENMKKQRALNGNHKNTNLESKKKATIIKVTIQLLPPCRSLLQLLCPLVTRSTLHRESPVNVQPCLATKDPQLPYHLPRGCLRRKALSITCCPPVSCPVTLPSGT; encoded by the exons ATGACCTCCGGGAATGGGAACACTAACAGCAGCCAACCCAATGGAGAGAGCAAACCAGCCCAGGCCCTAGCCAAGTCCCACATCCTCACCCATCTGATCGAAGGCTTTGTTATCCAGGAGGGTGCTGAGCCTTTCCCT gTGGAGCGTCCATCTTTCTCAATAGAGAGCCTAAGAAGAAACACAGCAGATTCAAAGATGGACAGCATCTCACCAAAGG AGATAAAGTCGCAGCAGGAGCCCATGCTGACCTGTGAGCTGTGTGGCAGGGTTGATTTTGCCTACATCTTCAAAAGGTCCAAGAGGTTCTGTTCAACAGTGTGTGCTAAACG CTACAATGTGGGATGCACAAAGAGAATGGGTCTTTTCCCAAACCGCAAAACCACCCTGGAGAACATGAAGAAACAAAGAGCACTGAAcggaaaccacaaaaacaccaattTAGAGTCTAAAAAGAAG GCCACGATCATTAAAGTCACAATCCAGTTGCTCCCTCCATGCAGAAGCCTGCTACAGCTGCTCTGTCCACTGGTCACTCGGTCCACCCTGCACAGGGAGAGTCCAGTCAATGTTCAACCTTGTCTGGCTACAAAAGACCCCCAGCTCCCCTATCACCTGCCCCGCGGGTGCCTGCGACGCAAGGCTCTGAGCATCACCTGCTGCCCCCCAGTTTCCTGCCCGGTGACCCTGCCCAGTGGAACATAG